One region of Mucilaginibacter gotjawali genomic DNA includes:
- a CDS encoding ABC transporter ATP-binding protein, with product MIAINDLKKIYNGVTVVNISHLEIKKGESVGLVGNNGAGKTTLFRLMLDLIRPDNGVVLSNGENVAGHEHWKNYTASYLDEGFLIDYLTPEEYFYFIGGLHRQSRATVDDYLSGMAEFFNGEILKKGKYIRDLSKGNQCKVGVVSCLLQNPELLMLDEPFANIDPSTQFRLKSLLKDLNKNKGVTTLISSHDLNHITDVCDRILLMEKGKIIKDIATSSSTLNELEDYFGVGQIIGSPVKVDGEENH from the coding sequence ATGATAGCAATTAACGACCTTAAAAAAATATACAACGGGGTTACTGTTGTAAACATATCGCACCTGGAGATTAAAAAAGGCGAAAGTGTTGGCCTTGTAGGCAATAACGGCGCAGGTAAAACTACCCTGTTCCGGTTGATGCTGGATTTGATCAGGCCCGATAACGGCGTGGTATTATCAAATGGCGAAAATGTAGCCGGGCACGAGCACTGGAAAAATTACACTGCCTCATACCTGGATGAAGGTTTTTTGATAGATTATTTAACCCCCGAGGAATATTTTTACTTTATCGGCGGCCTGCACCGGCAGAGCCGCGCTACGGTGGACGACTATTTATCGGGGATGGCGGAGTTTTTTAACGGCGAGATCCTGAAAAAAGGTAAATACATCCGCGATCTGTCAAAAGGCAACCAGTGTAAGGTTGGCGTGGTATCCTGCCTGCTGCAGAACCCTGAATTGCTGATGCTGGATGAACCATTTGCCAATATCGACCCAAGCACACAATTCCGTTTAAAAAGCCTGTTGAAAGACCTGAATAAAAACAAGGGAGTTACTACCCTGATATCCAGCCACGACCTTAACCACATCACCGATGTATGTGACCGTATCCTGCTGATGGAAAAAGGAAAGATCATCAAGGATATAGCTACCAGTTCATCTACTTTAAATGAACTGGAAGACTACTTTGGCGTAGGACAAATTATTGGCAGCCCGGTTAAAGTTGACGGGGAAGAAAATCATTAA
- a CDS encoding GNAT family N-acetyltransferase produces the protein MYSIRKASSEDVEIIRSIAEITWWATYGPILKKEQIEFMLEEIYATRKLASQLTHDTQTYLLLVEADKPVAFAAYSPREENPGIYKLHKLYCLPQTQGKGYGKILINEVVKQTIAAGKRTLDLNVNRYNKAKDFYEKMGFAIVYEEDVPVGKYWMNDYVMRKVL, from the coding sequence ATGTACTCAATCAGGAAAGCAAGCTCGGAGGATGTAGAAATTATCCGCAGCATAGCCGAAATAACATGGTGGGCAACTTACGGCCCGATACTCAAAAAAGAGCAAATAGAATTTATGCTGGAGGAGATCTACGCCACCAGGAAACTGGCATCACAGCTCACCCACGATACCCAAACCTACCTTTTACTGGTTGAAGCTGATAAACCTGTAGCCTTTGCTGCCTACTCGCCGCGGGAAGAAAACCCCGGGATTTATAAACTGCACAAACTTTATTGCCTGCCCCAAACCCAGGGCAAAGGCTATGGCAAAATCCTGATCAACGAAGTAGTAAAACAAACGATCGCAGCAGGCAAACGCACGCTCGACCTGAATGTGAACCGCTACAACAAAGCCAAAGACTTTTATGAAAAGATGGGGTTCGCGATAGTTTATGAGGAAGACGTCCCGGTAGGTAAATACTGGATGAATGATTATGTGATGCGAAAAGTACTTTAA